A part of Myxococcus landrumus genomic DNA contains:
- a CDS encoding bifunctional metallophosphatase/5'-nucleotidase, which translates to MRSPRPFLLALATCAAACASTSPSATSSTPPPAPVRITVVGLNDFHGHVEPHVNRFGTGQVVEQGGAAMLSSYVARLRADNPGGVLVLDGGDMFQGTLASNLTEGAIVVDVYNHVQVTAAALGNHEFDYGPVGPAPMASGSGDDPLGALKARVKQARFPMLSANLRDAATGKIPEWLGNDGTHLVTVNGIRVGLVGLTTEETPLVTNPANVDTLRFAPLASSVLEASRSLRQRGADVVVAVAHAGGKCGDLSNPRDTSSCERGDAEILDMLEAVPPGTVDAVVAGHTHQTMGHFFGGVPVIETNGLGRSLGVVELFVDPVSRKLQPALTRIQAAIPLCAQVDSVHGDCDARSLRTRSDVKLAPATFLGAPVPPDAAVTQLLAPTLAEVEAAQRRGLGVSCASPMSRGFLEESVLGNLMADALREAAGADAALMNPGGIRADLPGGALSFGHVYQALPFDNTVAVLTLTGAELKRLLELAHAVDKGAVFAVSGLELTLARCPGPGRLQAATLEGGKPLVPERTYRLAVPDFLARGGDGLDGVTKPLPPERAELAPFRGMDLREALISYGRTHGGVLPKPALGRVRYSGVAGTCPTAAR; encoded by the coding sequence ATGCGTTCACCGCGTCCCTTCCTCCTCGCGCTCGCCACCTGTGCCGCCGCCTGCGCGAGCACTTCTCCTTCCGCGACTTCCTCCACTCCACCTCCAGCGCCCGTGCGCATCACGGTGGTGGGGCTCAATGACTTCCACGGCCACGTGGAGCCCCACGTCAACCGGTTCGGCACCGGGCAGGTGGTGGAGCAGGGCGGCGCCGCGATGTTGTCCTCGTACGTCGCCCGGCTTCGCGCCGACAACCCGGGAGGTGTCCTCGTCCTGGATGGCGGCGACATGTTCCAGGGCACGCTCGCGTCCAACCTCACCGAGGGCGCCATCGTGGTGGATGTGTACAACCACGTCCAGGTCACCGCGGCGGCGCTCGGCAACCACGAGTTCGACTACGGCCCGGTCGGCCCCGCGCCCATGGCCTCGGGCTCCGGGGATGACCCGCTGGGGGCCCTCAAGGCGCGCGTGAAGCAGGCGCGCTTCCCCATGCTGTCCGCCAACCTGCGGGATGCCGCCACCGGCAAGATTCCCGAGTGGCTGGGCAATGACGGCACGCACCTGGTCACGGTGAATGGCATCCGCGTGGGACTCGTGGGCCTCACCACCGAGGAGACACCCCTCGTCACCAATCCCGCCAACGTGGACACGCTGCGCTTCGCGCCGCTGGCGTCGTCGGTGCTGGAGGCCTCGCGCTCGCTGCGTCAGCGGGGCGCGGACGTGGTGGTGGCGGTGGCGCATGCGGGCGGCAAGTGCGGGGACCTGTCCAACCCGCGCGACACGTCGAGCTGCGAGCGCGGCGACGCGGAGATTCTCGACATGCTCGAGGCCGTGCCGCCGGGGACGGTGGACGCGGTGGTCGCCGGGCACACGCACCAGACGATGGGCCACTTCTTCGGCGGGGTGCCCGTCATCGAGACGAACGGACTGGGGCGCTCGCTGGGCGTGGTGGAGCTGTTCGTGGACCCGGTCAGCCGGAAGCTCCAGCCCGCGCTCACGCGCATCCAGGCCGCCATTCCGCTGTGCGCCCAGGTGGACTCCGTGCACGGCGACTGTGACGCGCGCAGCCTGCGCACGCGCTCCGACGTGAAGCTCGCGCCCGCGACCTTCCTGGGCGCTCCCGTGCCCCCGGACGCGGCGGTGACCCAGTTGCTGGCGCCCACGCTCGCGGAGGTGGAGGCGGCGCAGCGGCGTGGCCTGGGCGTGTCCTGCGCCTCGCCGATGTCGCGCGGCTTCCTGGAGGAGAGCGTGCTGGGCAACCTCATGGCGGACGCGCTCCGCGAGGCGGCGGGCGCGGATGCCGCGCTGATGAACCCGGGCGGAATCCGAGCGGACCTGCCGGGTGGGGCGCTGTCCTTCGGCCACGTCTACCAGGCGCTTCCCTTCGACAACACGGTGGCGGTGCTCACCCTCACGGGCGCGGAGCTGAAGCGGCTGCTGGAGCTGGCGCACGCCGTGGACAAGGGCGCGGTGTTCGCCGTGTCCGGGCTGGAGCTGACGCTGGCCCGCTGCCCGGGCCCCGGCCGTCTCCAGGCCGCGACGCTGGAGGGCGGAAAGCCCCTGGTTCCCGAGCGCACCTACCGGCTGGCCGTGCCGGACTTCCTCGCCCGGGGCGGGGATGGCCTGGACGGGGTGACGAAGCCCCTGCCTCCCGAGCGCGCCGAGCTGGCCCCGTTCCGGGGCATGGACCTGCGCGAGGCGCTGATCTCCTACGGGCGGACCCATGGGGGCGTGCTCCCCAAACCCGCCCTGGGCCGCGTGCGCTACAGCGGTGTCGCGGGCACCTGTCCCACCGCGGCCCGCTGA